TAATATTAACACCACCTCTCGACACTGATTATGGCTGCTGGCCGGTGGGTGAATTGGCAGGCCAAATTGTGGaggaaatcatttttttcattttaatatcagttcaaaagtttgcatttcCCTTTCatcatgtgatataaatattctcTAATAAATGAAATGCCAGCATTTGAATTTACTCTACAACCTCTGAGTTATACTCTGAACCGTGTTAAGATTCCGTCAGTTGTAAGATTTGTTGcggttcattttttttcttttgccatTGTCTTTATGTAAGATGAAtccaaattttatttttaattttggaatttattttacatcgAAAAGTaactgtatatctgtatatactCGTTAAAATAGAgataccttttatttattttttcaaatgccattgggggtgcaaacttttgcttACTTTTGGTTATATACACAAGTGGGCCATGTGACTTTTCACAGCTCTTAGTAACATAAGAAGCTCTTTAACCATCACGGCTCCTCAGCAGATGCGGAATGCACGCACAGGTCTGGTCTGGAAAGTTAAAGCTGAGATCTGGAACATTCAGTGTGGTTTTTACTCGCTGTACCTTCCTGTTTACCCAAGCAGAGAGACTTATACCCCAGAGCAGACCAATCAAAGTAGCAGGAATAAAGTAAACAAACTTTattgtctacacacacacccacacacacacacacacacacacacacataaaagctatataatgtttaaatatacaagAGCCATGTACAAACTCCATTATCATGAGCATCATCAGGAGGATCTAAAGCTGAGTAACTGACtgtgtaaataacattatatctGACGGGGTACACAATAAGCGAACacgctgttgtgtgtttagatcAGATTAAAGTGCAGGGTGAAATCTGGGCATTTAAATGAGAGGTGTTATAATATTACACAACTATATGAAGTCTAGAGATGTTTCTAATTTTACATCgtgtctgaaaaagaaaaaagaaaaaaaacagcaataacGGTGTGGCCTGAGAAAAACATATATAGCCACACATCCTGTGGAAAGTTTGAGAGGTGAGAGACTGATGGTGTTTCTGAGAAAAGCGACTCGGCGGTCAGAGCGGCCTGCAGAGATGAAactctcagagctgcagttTGTGAAGGGGCaaagagataaacagagatacaaaaccacacacacacacatacacacacacacacacacacacacacacacacacacaccttaacaccttacacacattttaatacaCACTCTATTAATAGAAATAAAGACCAGTTTGCTGATGattaagagaaaaataaatgtaaaattttctGCATGcagtgtggtgtgtttatttaccCTGAATGCTTTTAGATTAATTAGCATAATTTTATTCAGCTAAAATAATAGGatataaatatttgtgtatCAAACACttatttccagaaaaaaaaaagatctgaaacctgcagcatgtgttGTAGCTGATGACAGAtcattgtgattggtcaggtttGAGTCTTTGGTATCATAGTGCTGCttagatgggagagagagagagagagagagagagagagagagagagagagagagagagagagagacagagagagaaagagagagagagagagagagagagagagagagagagagagagagagagagagagagagagagaatgtgattggttaaagTTATACAGTGGTGAAGGAGGAGGCGCAATAAGGCCTGAATAAAACTCCACCCATATCGACACAGACATCTTACATATGTTCACGATCATAATTCATAAAACATGTATTAGATGCGCCTAAATCTTAAATGCCGAGTcatttttttaaggaaaagcTGAATACTACTACTTATAATAGATTATATGTACTTGGTTCAATTTTCCTAATAAACATtatcaaaacatttaaataaaatgaaaataaaaagactgGCTTGAAAGAAATAATGTGGGAGAATGATATTGTTGGTGAAGGAGAGAAGCTCAAGGATGAGAGGACGTGTAGAGGCTTGTAGTGTAAGGTTTCTTTAAGGCTTGTTAGGACTATTCATGGCTTTTAACTTGCTAAAATGGAAGCTACTAGGAACCCTATAGTACAGTCAagagtactgtatgtgtatacctgaccatcacacccagatgtggttcttccccaaactgttaccacaaagtttgaagcacacaattgtctacaGTCTTAGTCTGAACTGAGAGAACAAacctgttctagcatgacaatgcccctgtgcataaAGCGAGATCTATAAAGGCcgaggttggtgtggaagaactcgagtccAATGAACATCTTTAtgatgaattggaatgctgaATGCtaactaatgctcttgtggctgaaatAAGAGCAGGAGCTTGTGCAAGGCAGGATGGGAGGAGGATGAGTGCAGAGACTTATAGGTCTCAGGTTGACCTCAAGGTCATACACTATATGAAAATATGTGACTAATATGAAGTCATTTTTATATTCAGGGATGTGTTTAATTACCCAGGAAGTCTGATGAATTTTACCTGTGACTGAAATAGTCTGAAGAGAAATAGAAATACACACTCTACGTACTCATACCGTATTCcttttattaattgtttaagcATTAAATGATTCAGCTTCCTCCATCATTAATAACCATTATATGTATTTACGGTGCTGCTAGAAAGTTTTTGAACCCgtgtttctgcataaatttgaatGAAATGTGATCAGATCTTCATCTAAGGACTAAAACCAGATAAAGAGAAcggaattaaacaaatgatgcaaaaacattatagttattacatttatttattgagcaaaatgatccaatattaagTATCTATGTCAGAAAAAGAATGTGAATGATTGCTTTCAGTAACTGGTGTGACCTTCAaccaaacatttccagtaactggcGATCAATCTTACACAACAGATTGGAGGAATTTTGGTCCATTCCTCCTTACAAAACTGCTTCAGCTCAGTGATGGTGGTGGGCTTCCTATCATGAACTGTTGTTTTAGGTCCTTTCACAACATTTCTAgattttgacttggccattccaaaaatACTGGATTGCTTCTGCTTTAACCATTTCGCTGTAGACTTACAGTATGTGCTTAGactcattgtcttgctgcatgaccaaATTATGGTActatctagatagatagatagatagatagatagatagatagatagatagatagatatagatgtatAGCAGATTTGCTTGAACATTTGTCACAGGTTTGCAGAAAATTAAATGTTGGATAACACAGGTCGGATAGAAATTTGCCCAATAACttgacaagaaaaagaaaaacaaataacacaGTGAAAAAAGGGGTTATCCATctcatttccttcttttttttgttttcaatgtTATTTTTTGAATAATTGAAATTCCTCTCTGAggaaaggttaaaaaaagtgaGAGGAGGGACCACAGTCAGTCATCTACTGCTGCTTACTTGTTAGTCTAGATTGTATGAGGGAAATCACGTGATGTCAGAACCTCATGTCATGAATCTTTTGAACAAAGTGAGATGTGCTCAGTTTGACCATCTATACAGTCGCAAGAGGAGACATGCTACTACACGCAGACCTCAGACTGAAGATGCTGATGATGTGGATTACAGTGatgctttttaataaaattggTAAGTGTCCATGGTTTTGATTGTTTCTATTCAAAGGCACTTAATGCTCTAATGAGAGTCTCTGTGTATTACAGATAGAATAAAGTTTGTTATTTAACTCCTAACAGCAGATTCTGCACAGACAAACGATGTCAGTCAGCCGAACCCACTGATCACTGCTGATGTTGGTGATAATGTGACTCTGCACTGCTTTAGACTGGGAAAAGATAGCTCTGCAGTCATCTTTTGGTACAAGCAAAAAGCAGGACATGAGCCACGTGTAATGGTCACAGTTCATCAAGAGCCAAATTACGAAGATGAGTTCAAGTCACCAAGATTCAGTATCAAGAAAGAACAAAGGAATTACCATTTAAATATTGCTAATGTGGAACCATCAGATGAAGCCATGTATTACTGTGGAATATTTTTAACAATATTTGGAAATGGAACATTTTTATCAGTGAAAGGtaagaattttaaaatgtacacagttaggttaataaatatttaattagttAATATTTTCTTAAATATGACATTTATGATTAAGAAAGGAAAGCCCTGAAAGTCAAGTTGTCAatctcattattttttaattactgtGATGTAATAATCTATTATTCAGTTAAAGAACGCATTATTTTGAGTTGCTatgttgttattttatgttaataacttttAATCAAGACATCATTATTTCCACATTAAAGGTCCATAATGGTCACAGCGGTTATTTTGACTGTTTGAATTTAATTCTCAGGTACTATCTGGGAACTAGCATATGGAAATGAATTATTATATACAAGTAATTTACAGCAAAACACCGTAAAATTTCTAATTCTGGATTTGATCTTGTCAGTACAtttacaactccaattccaaaaaagttgggacactaggTAGAATGATTTGCATCATCAtgatttgatatgttttttatgttctattgtgaataacatacaggtttatgagatttgcaaatcattgcattcggtttttatttacatttgaccCAGCGTCCCAACATTTTGGGAATTGTAGTTGTACTTAGTTAGTTATTGGAGATGTTAATTAAAGTTTGCACCCCAAAACACTCTTTGCAGGTGAGAAATTGTATGATGATGTCTCGTCACAacaattgtatttatatttgggTGTATGAAAAAAGTTCTGTATTTGattgctttaataataaaaaaagtaatataaacATGATGTACCAGCTCTCTAGACTACCGTGTTGGAATTTATACTTCCAGTGGAGTCACAGTCTCTTCGTGCATATGCTGTAATTGACTGCATCTGCTTTATGGGCCATATTTATTATAAAGGTCTGCTTTGCACTGAACAGGTGATGGAGATGTAAAAGTGTCAGTGTTCCAGAGCGGCGTGTCGGACTCGGTTCCTGCAGGAGCGTCAGTGACTCTGCAGTGCTCGGTTCTCTCTGAGAGCAGATCAGCAGAACTCCACGTTCTCTGGTTCAGAGCTGCTCCACCACAATCCCATCCtcaaatcatttacactcatcACAACAGCAGCCATCAGTATGAGAGCGGctcttctacacacacctgtgtgtacaaCTTCTCCAAGAACATCCTCAGCCTCAATGATACTGGAACTTACTACTGCGCTGTGGCCGTGTGTGGGAAGATCATTTTTGGGAATGGGACACAAGTACAATTGGGTAAGAACTATAATGTTTTAGTGATATGACAGAGTACAGAGCGCATTGTCTATCTACTCTACATCTATTTACTTGTATTTGACCATCCAAGTTGtctaattaaaaatatttctatttttaacaAACCCCACATTTCAAATCATTATTCTTGCTCATTTTCAATGACCTAAAGAAATGAGTTGGTTTAGCATAGAAGTAAACACTGAGCCTATATTTAACATTGTGATATTGTCTGTGTGACAGAGAGATCTGTGGACCCTGTAGTGATCTACCTCGCTGTAGctttgggagtgtgtgtggtcgTGATCTTTGCTTTGATCTTTGTCATAACCTTTAAAGGAAGAAACAGAGGTAAGTCTGCATGgctattattaacattattagattattctaaacttattttaaaattatgttattTTCACTATATTCAATGAGTCACCAGTTTATTagttattatattgttatatataacaaattggcaatatatacacaaagttacattttattaaatacactGATCTGGTACAAAgcagttactgttactgttactgttaccaccccacaTTTTCCCACTAATATCACATCctgatattattttgttttatagttttatttctcttaaaatatagcaatttgccaacaattacacttttatttcattaaaagcaacatgtcatgcttttatcatttattatagctacatttaatgctgtagaaaatacaaaaaaaacaaagtagttCATGTTAtatagcagctttaaacagtttttCTTCTCTACAGTGAGACTAAAACAAGGTTCTGTGACCAACAAGACCCTCAATCAGGTAAATTTTCAGGATATGTGAACACATGATGTTATAAAGAGACAAGCAATTAGTTTACAATTTTTGCATCAAAGTATAAAAATTCTAAAGTCTATTTCTAATAATCTAATATCCATTCCTACAGGACTGTGACATTGTGGAGGTGAATTACGCTGCCTTACATTTCAATGAGAGGATAGCCAAAAGAGGACGAATGAAGAGACAACAACCTCAAGATATTATATATTCTGATGTGCGAGGTCTTTCTGTAACTTAGATTTGATCTCTAATCTGATTCAGTGTAATTAGTTCTCTTTTGTTCTGTAGATGTGTTTTTGTTAATGATTATTTGGACTGAATGTAAACTGAAAGTAGTAGTTTTAGTCATTTCTTGATTTCTTCACACATTTAATTGTTTCAGATCTCGAAAACAAAACCTTTCCAGCAACGCAAGGTAGACTAAATGTCTCGGAAAACAGCACACAATGCTACGATCACTAGAAATTCCAGAAAAGTTGCTTATTGAAATATAGCTATATTTATAGTTCTTAGGGTCATTTCTTACTTCAAATTGAGAAAACTTGGAACAATGGTGAATCATCCCAGAAGTGGCCGGTCTACCAACATTCCTCAAAGAGTGCCTTGACTTATCCGAGAAGTCACAAAAGAATCCAGATAAACATATAAGAAACCACAGGTCTCACTCGTCTCGGATATGTTCACCCTTCGTAGAAAGACACTGAGCAAAAATTGTATCCATTTGAGAGTTGCAAGGCAATAACCACTGCAAACCAGAGGAACTTAAATGCTTGCCTAATATTTGCTAAAAAACACTGTATGACCCTCAAGCATTTTGGGATTATGTCTGGTGGCATGATGAGTCGAATTTTGAACTTGTTCAATTACATCAAAAACATTAAGAACATCATAACAACTGTCAAACAtcgtggtggtagtgtgatggtgtgggtgTTTTGCTGATTCAGGGCTTGGGTGAATTAACGTAATTGACAGAATCAGATTTTCTTgctctttttaaaacattttcaaccTCAATTAAG
The window above is part of the Ictalurus punctatus breed USDA103 chromosome 8, Coco_2.0, whole genome shotgun sequence genome. Proteins encoded here:
- the LOC108268737 gene encoding uncharacterized protein LOC108268737 codes for the protein MLLHADLRLKMLMMWITVMLFNKIADSAQTNDVSQPNPLITADVGDNVTLHCFRLGKDSSAVIFWYKQKAGHEPRVMVTVHQEPNYEDEFKSPRFSIKKEQRNYHLNIANVEPSDEAMYYCGIFLTIFGNGTFLSVKGDGDVKVSVFQSGVSDSVPAGASVTLQCSVLSESRSAELHVLWFRAAPPQSHPQIIYTHHNSSHQYESGSSTHTCVYNFSKNILSLNDTGTYYCAVAVCGKIIFGNGTQVQLERSVDPVVIYLAVALGVCVVVIFALIFVITFKGRNRVRLKQGSVTNKTLNQDCDIVEVNYAALHFNERIAKRGRMKRQQPQDIIYSDVRGLSVT